Proteins encoded together in one Mycobacterium simiae window:
- a CDS encoding PAS and ANTAR domain-containing protein translates to MMGRVQQPKKTGAAVADAALPCLNVGGFRFWFDGERWEWSDEVARMHGYEPGAVRPTTQLMLSHKHPDDREHVRDLLHHALHSGGSFSSRHRFVDTAGGVHEAIVVADRILDDAGAVLGTAGYYIDLTATFDEARQENRQEGFDEALQDLFEHRAAIEQAKGVLMAVYRLSPEQAFRVLQWRSQVTNTKLRTLAKQLVGEVSTLPPLATQIQGEFDHLLLTIHERILTERG, encoded by the coding sequence ATGATGGGGCGCGTGCAGCAGCCCAAGAAAACGGGCGCCGCGGTCGCCGACGCCGCGCTCCCGTGCCTCAACGTCGGCGGCTTTCGGTTCTGGTTTGACGGCGAACGCTGGGAGTGGTCCGACGAGGTCGCTCGGATGCACGGGTACGAACCCGGCGCGGTGCGCCCGACGACACAACTGATGTTGTCCCACAAGCACCCCGATGACCGTGAGCACGTCCGCGATTTGCTGCACCACGCGTTGCATTCCGGAGGGTCATTTTCGAGCCGACACCGCTTTGTCGACACAGCGGGTGGCGTACACGAGGCGATCGTGGTGGCCGATCGGATTTTGGACGACGCTGGGGCGGTGCTGGGGACCGCGGGCTACTACATCGATCTGACGGCCACTTTCGACGAGGCTCGTCAGGAGAACCGCCAGGAAGGGTTCGACGAAGCGTTGCAGGATCTGTTCGAGCACCGCGCGGCTATCGAGCAGGCCAAGGGCGTGCTGATGGCCGTCTACCGGCTCAGTCCGGAACAGGCTTTCCGGGTTTTGCAGTGGCGCTCACAAGTGACCAACACCAAATTGCGCACCCTGGCCAAGCAACTGGTCGGCGAGGTCAGCACCTTGCCGCCGTTGGCGACGCAGATCCAGGGCGAGTTCGACCATCTGCTGCTGACGATTCACGAGCGCATCCTCACTGAGAGGGGTTAA
- a CDS encoding Rv1535 domain-containing protein — MAPKPTTDTLADPIVASLASVLSVPLFELYALLWRVGIVEIVGPDHRHRRPPRFSARSASRPHGQLCPDPSAHVSKRPRRPQPASA; from the coding sequence ATGGCGCCCAAGCCGACGACCGACACCCTGGCCGATCCAATCGTTGCGTCACTTGCTTCGGTGCTGAGCGTGCCGTTGTTCGAACTCTATGCATTGCTGTGGCGGGTAGGGATTGTCGAGATCGTGGGACCTGATCACCGGCATCGCAGACCTCCGCGGTTCTCGGCCCGGTCGGCTTCGCGGCCGCACGGACAGTTATGTCCTGACCCGTCCGCACACGTTTCAAAGCGGCCTCGTCGGCCGCAACCCGCGTCGGCGTAG
- a CDS encoding exodeoxyribonuclease III, which translates to MRLATWNVNSIRSRVDRVIDWLGRADVDVLAMQETKCADGQFPALPFLEVGYEVAHVGFNQWNGVAIASRIGLDDVEIGFDGQPTWSSKPEVEAVAEARALGATCGGVRVWSLYVPNGRTLADPHYTYKLNWLAALRDTAAAWLHDDPSAQIALVGDWNIAPTDDDVWSTEFFVGATHVSEPERRAFNAIVDAQFADVVRPFTPGPGVYTYWDYTQLRFPKKQGMRIDFILASPALASRVVDAQIVREERKGKAPSDHAPVLVDLAPE; encoded by the coding sequence GTGCGACTGGCGACCTGGAACGTCAACTCAATTCGCAGTCGCGTCGACCGCGTCATCGACTGGCTCGGTCGCGCCGACGTCGATGTGCTCGCCATGCAAGAGACGAAATGCGCCGACGGTCAATTCCCTGCGCTGCCATTCCTGGAAGTGGGCTACGAGGTGGCCCACGTCGGCTTCAATCAATGGAACGGCGTGGCCATTGCATCGCGCATCGGCCTGGACGACGTTGAGATCGGGTTCGACGGCCAGCCGACCTGGAGCAGCAAGCCGGAGGTGGAGGCCGTCGCCGAGGCGCGGGCTTTGGGGGCCACCTGCGGCGGGGTCCGGGTGTGGAGCCTGTACGTGCCCAACGGCCGCACACTGGCCGATCCGCACTACACATACAAGCTGAATTGGCTTGCTGCCCTGCGTGATACGGCGGCCGCATGGTTGCACGACGATCCATCCGCCCAGATCGCGTTGGTCGGCGACTGGAACATCGCCCCGACCGACGACGACGTGTGGAGCACCGAATTCTTCGTCGGTGCCACGCACGTTTCCGAACCCGAACGTCGGGCGTTCAATGCCATTGTCGACGCGCAATTCGCCGATGTGGTGCGGCCTTTCACGCCCGGCCCGGGCGTCTACACCTATTGGGACTACACCCAACTGCGGTTCCCGAAGAAGCAAGGTATGCGCATCGACTTCATCCTCGCCTCACCGGCGTTGGCCAGCCGGGTCGTGGACGCGCAGATCGTGCGGGAAGAACGCAAAGGGAAGGCGCCCAGCGATCACGCCCCGGTTTTGGTCGACCTGGCTCCCGAATAA